Proteins encoded together in one Lathyrus oleraceus cultivar Zhongwan6 chromosome 5, CAAS_Psat_ZW6_1.0, whole genome shotgun sequence window:
- the LOC127080902 gene encoding autophagy-related protein 18c, whose translation MMADTPSSPMNTPCEHPNSGASPSLSWPDADINDSDESDLFSISWNQDYGCFAAGTSHGFRIYNCEPFKETFRRDLRTGGFKIVEMLFRSNILALVGAVANSHYPPNKVLIWDDHQSRCIGEFTFRSEVRGVKLRRDRIVVVLEHKIYVYHLMDLKLLHQIETVANPKGLCCLSYHSNTFVLACPGRCKGQVRVEHFGLNVTKSINAHDSQIACLTLTMDGLLLATASVKGTLIRIFNTMDGSSLQEVRRGVDRAEINSISLSPNVQWLAASSDKGTVHIFNLRVRVFGEDSVIHPNYVQGPALLHQNSSTALDPLISPNTGANPNSSLSFMRGVLPKYFSSEWSFAQFHLPENTKFIVAFGSQNTVLIAGMDGSFYRCSFDQVNGGEMLQKEYIRFLKC comes from the exons ATGATGGCAGATACCCCTTCATCTCCAATGAATACGCCTTGCGAACACCCCAATAGTGGGGCCTCCCCTTCTCTTTCATGGCCCGATGCAGACATCAACGACAGTGATGAATCTGATTTGTTCTCAATTTCATGGAATCAGGACTACGGTTGCTTTGCTGCTGGAACAAGTCACGGTTTTCGCATCTATAACTGTGAACCTTTCAAAGAAACTTTCCGACGTGATTTAAGAACTGGTGGATTCAAAATTGTAGAGATGCTGTTCCGTAGCAACATCCTAGCGCTTGTTGGtgctgtagctaattcccattaCCCACCCAATAAAGTTTTGATTTGGGATGATCATCAGAGCAGGTGCATTGGTGAATTCACATTTAGATCTGAAGTTCGTGGAGTGAAATTAAGACGTGATCGAATTGTAGTTGTTCTCGAGCACAAAATATATGTTTATCACTTAATGGATTTGAAGCTTCTTCATCAAATCGAGACAGTGGCAAATCCTAAAGGGCTGTGCTGTCTTTCATACCATTCTAATACATTTGTTTTGGCTTGTCCTGGTCGTTGCAAAGGACAGGTTCGAGTTGAACACTTTGGACTGAATGTGACAAAATCAATCAATGCTCATGATTCCCAAATTGCATGCTTGACTCTGACAATGGACGGGCTCCTTCTTGCGACTGCTAGTGTGAAGGGCACTTTGATTAGAATCTTCAATACAATGGACGGGTCTTCTTTACAAGAA GTAAGAAGAGGGGTGGATAGGGCTGAAATCAACAGTATATCTCTGTCTCCAAATGTCCAATGGTTGGCAGCATCAAGTGACAAAGGCACTGTTCATATATTCAACTTGAGAGTGAGAGTGTTTGGGGAGGATAGTGTAATACACCCAAATTATGTTCAAGGGCCTGCACTGCTTCATCAGAATTCTTCAACTGCTTTAGATCCCTTGATTTCTCCAAATACCGGTGCCAACCCCAATTCATCATTATCTTTCATGAGAG GGGTCTTACCAAAATATTTTAGCTCAGAATGGTCATTTGCACAGTTCCACTTACCTGAAAACACCAAATTCATTGTGGCATTTGGATCTCAGAACACTGTCCTAATTGCTGGCATGGATGGAAG TTTTTACAGATGCAGCTTTGATCAAGTAAATGGGGGAGAGATGTTGCAGAAGGAATATATTCGTTTCCTAAAATGTTAA